One genomic window of Pseudomonas sp. LFM046 includes the following:
- a CDS encoding O-succinylhomoserine sulfhydrylase: MTQEWEAGRLDSDLEGAAFETLAVRAGQRRTPEGEHGEAMFLTSSYVFRTAADAAARFAGEVPGNVYSRYTNPTVRTFEERIAALEGAEQAVATASGMSAILAIAMSLCSGGDHVLVSRSVFGSTISLFEKYLKRFGIEVDYPALSDLAGWEAAINPNTKLLFVESPSNPLAELVDIAALAEIAHAKGALLVVDNCFCTPALQQPLKLGADIVMHSATKYIDGQGRTMGGVVAGRAEHMKEVVGFLRTAGPTLSPFNAWVMIKGLETLRVRMQAHCASALEIARWLETQSGVERVYYAGLESHPQHELAKRQQKGFGAVVSFEVKGGKEAAWRFIDATRMISITTNLGDTKTTIAHPATTSHGRLSPQERANAGISDSLVRLAIGLEDVVDLKADLERGLAAL, from the coding sequence ATGACGCAAGAATGGGAAGCCGGAAGGCTGGACAGTGACCTGGAAGGTGCTGCCTTCGAAACCCTGGCCGTGCGTGCAGGCCAGCGCCGCACGCCGGAAGGTGAGCACGGCGAGGCCATGTTCCTGACCTCCAGCTACGTGTTCCGCACCGCCGCCGACGCCGCCGCGCGTTTCGCCGGCGAAGTGCCGGGCAACGTCTATTCGCGCTACACCAACCCGACCGTGCGGACCTTCGAGGAGCGCATCGCCGCCCTCGAAGGGGCCGAGCAGGCCGTGGCCACTGCCTCCGGCATGTCGGCCATCCTCGCCATCGCCATGAGCCTGTGCAGCGGCGGCGACCACGTGCTGGTCTCCCGCAGCGTGTTCGGCTCCACCATCAGCCTGTTCGAGAAGTACCTCAAGCGCTTCGGCATTGAAGTGGACTACCCGGCACTGTCCGACCTGGCGGGCTGGGAAGCGGCGATCAATCCGAACACCAAGCTGCTGTTCGTCGAGTCGCCGTCCAACCCCCTGGCCGAGCTGGTGGACATTGCCGCCCTGGCCGAGATCGCTCACGCCAAGGGCGCGCTGCTGGTGGTGGACAACTGCTTCTGCACCCCGGCGCTGCAACAGCCGCTGAAACTGGGCGCCGACATCGTGATGCACTCGGCCACCAAGTACATCGACGGCCAGGGCCGTACCATGGGCGGTGTGGTCGCCGGCCGCGCCGAGCACATGAAGGAAGTAGTCGGTTTCCTGCGCACTGCGGGCCCGACCCTCAGCCCGTTCAACGCCTGGGTAATGATCAAGGGGCTGGAAACCCTGCGCGTGCGCATGCAGGCCCACTGTGCCAGCGCCCTGGAAATCGCCCGGTGGCTGGAAACCCAATCGGGCGTCGAGCGTGTGTACTACGCCGGTCTGGAAAGCCACCCGCAGCACGAACTGGCCAAGCGTCAGCAGAAGGGCTTCGGCGCCGTGGTCAGCTTCGAGGTCAAGGGTGGCAAGGAGGCGGCCTGGCGTTTCATCGATGCCACCCGAATGATCTCCATCACCACCAACCTGGGTGATACCAAGACCACCATCGCCCACCCGGCCACCACCTCCCACGGGCGCCTGTCTCCCCAGGAGCGCGCCAATGCCGGTATCAGCGACAGCCTGGTCCGCCTGGCCATCGGCCTGGAAGACGTGGTGGACCTCAAGGCAGACCTGGAGCGCGGGCTCGCCGCGCTGTAA
- a CDS encoding SPOR domain-containing protein, with protein sequence MAVMDKGLKQRIVGALVLVALAVIFLPMLFSREDELRQVVVEAPPMPKAPDMPPVELEQVQVPEPQALPQEPVPPLDAANAAQAAVPPAAVESAPAVPAQPTVPAVPVPAPAQAQQPQVQAKAPAPAAPVVEAKAEEKRLDVNGLPVSWSIQLASLSSRASAENLQKNLRTQGYNAYIRSVEGMNRVFVGPVIERAEANRLRDQLSRQQKLNGFVVRFQPEKG encoded by the coding sequence ATGGCGGTAATGGACAAGGGACTCAAGCAACGTATCGTCGGCGCGTTGGTGCTGGTGGCGCTGGCGGTGATTTTCCTGCCCATGTTGTTCAGCCGTGAGGACGAGTTGCGCCAGGTGGTGGTGGAAGCGCCGCCCATGCCCAAGGCGCCGGACATGCCGCCGGTAGAACTGGAACAGGTGCAGGTGCCTGAGCCCCAGGCGCTGCCCCAGGAGCCGGTCCCGCCGCTGGATGCCGCCAACGCTGCCCAGGCCGCTGTCCCTCCGGCGGCTGTCGAATCTGCTCCTGCGGTACCTGCCCAGCCGACCGTGCCCGCCGTACCGGTTCCCGCTCCTGCGCAGGCACAGCAACCGCAGGTGCAAGCCAAGGCGCCGGCACCGGCCGCTCCTGTGGTCGAGGCAAAGGCCGAGGAAAAGCGCCTGGACGTCAATGGCCTGCCGGTCAGCTGGTCCATCCAGCTTGCCAGCCTGTCCAGCCGCGCCAGCGCGGAGAACCTGCAGAAGAACCTGCGTACCCAGGGCTACAACGCCTATATCCGTAGCGTGGAAGGCATGAATCGGGTCTTTGTCGGTCCGGTGATCGAGCGTGCCGAGGCCAATCGCCTGAGGGATCAGCTAAGCCGCCAGCAGAAGCTGAATGGGTTCGTCGTACGTTTCCAGCCGGAAAAAGGCTGA
- the accD gene encoding acetyl-CoA carboxylase, carboxyltransferase subunit beta: MSNWLVDKLIPSIMRSEVKKSSVPEGLWHKCPSCDAVLYKPELEKTLDVCPKCNHHMRIDARTRLSIFLDPEGREEIGADLEPVDRLKFRDSKKYKDRLAAAQKDTGEKDALIAMRGTLHKMPIVACAFEFSFMGGSMGAVVGERFVRAANVALEQRCPMVCFSASGGARMQEALISLMQMAKTSAALARLREEGIPFISVLTDPVYGGVSASLAMLGDVIVGEPRALVGFAGPRVIEQTVREKLPEGFQRSEFLLEHGAIDMIIPRAELRERLGRLLAQMMRLPSPAIA, encoded by the coding sequence ATGAGCAACTGGCTGGTAGACAAGCTGATCCCTTCGATCATGCGTTCCGAGGTGAAGAAGAGCTCGGTGCCGGAAGGCCTCTGGCACAAGTGCCCGTCCTGCGACGCGGTGCTGTACAAGCCCGAGCTGGAAAAGACGCTGGACGTCTGCCCGAAATGCAATCACCACATGCGTATCGATGCGCGTACCCGCCTGAGCATCTTCCTGGACCCGGAAGGCCGCGAGGAAATCGGTGCTGACCTGGAACCGGTGGACCGCCTGAAGTTCCGCGACAGCAAGAAGTACAAGGACCGCCTGGCCGCCGCGCAGAAGGACACCGGCGAGAAGGATGCCCTGATTGCCATGCGTGGCACCTTGCACAAGATGCCGATCGTCGCCTGTGCCTTCGAGTTTTCCTTCATGGGCGGCTCCATGGGCGCGGTCGTTGGCGAGCGCTTCGTTCGTGCTGCCAACGTTGCCCTCGAGCAGCGCTGCCCGATGGTCTGCTTCTCCGCCTCCGGCGGTGCGCGGATGCAGGAAGCCCTGATCTCCCTGATGCAGATGGCCAAGACCTCCGCCGCCCTGGCTCGACTGCGCGAAGAGGGCATCCCCTTCATTTCCGTACTGACCGACCCGGTCTACGGCGGCGTTTCCGCCAGCCTTGCCATGCTGGGTGACGTGATCGTCGGCGAGCCGCGTGCCCTGGTGGGCTTCGCTGGCCCGCGCGTGATCGAGCAGACCGTGCGCGAAAAACTGCCGGAAGGCTTCCAGCGCAGTGAATTCCTGCTGGAGCATGGTGCCATCGACATGATCATTCCCCGCGCGGAACTGCGTGAGCGCCTCGGTCGGCTGCTGGCGCAGATGATGCGTCTTCCTTCCCCGGCTATCGCATGA
- the folC gene encoding bifunctional tetrahydrofolate synthase/dihydrofolate synthase: MTQRTLADWLSYLEQLHPTAIDMGLERSREVASRLGLGRPAPKVITVTGTNGKGSTCAFLAALLRAQGLKVGVYSSPHLLRYNERVQVNGQEASDQALCDAFAAVEAARGEISLTYFEMGTLAAFWLFQRSALDAVVLEVGLGGRLDAVNLVDADLALVTSIGLDHADWLGDTRESVAFEKAGIFRAGKPALCGDLDPPQPLLERASALSAPLFLRGRDFDLAVGEAAWHWRGVSVSGQVLELHDLPLLDLPMENASLALQAYALLGMPWQPDALQAALLGTRVTGRLDRRSVNWRGRQVSLLLDVGHNPHAAEYLAARLAARPVAGRRLAVFGLLSDKDLPGVLRPLQGQLAQWAVAPLRTPRSRPAVELQAALTNLHATVSVHENIAAALEAQCEQATPDDEILVFGSFYSVAEALSWLESRASAE; this comes from the coding sequence ATGACCCAGAGAACCCTTGCCGACTGGCTTTCCTACCTTGAACAGCTCCACCCCACGGCTATCGACATGGGGCTGGAGCGCAGCCGCGAAGTAGCCAGCCGGCTCGGCCTGGGCCGACCGGCACCGAAGGTGATCACGGTCACCGGCACTAACGGCAAGGGTTCCACCTGCGCTTTCCTGGCTGCGCTGCTGCGCGCCCAGGGGCTCAAGGTCGGCGTTTACAGTTCGCCGCACCTGCTACGTTACAACGAGCGCGTCCAGGTGAATGGCCAGGAGGCCAGCGACCAGGCGCTCTGCGACGCCTTCGCTGCCGTCGAGGCTGCTCGCGGCGAAATATCCCTGACCTACTTCGAAATGGGCACCCTGGCGGCCTTCTGGCTGTTCCAGCGTTCCGCGCTGGATGCCGTGGTGTTGGAAGTCGGTCTTGGCGGCCGGCTGGATGCCGTCAACCTGGTGGATGCTGATCTGGCGCTGGTCACCAGCATTGGCCTGGACCATGCCGACTGGCTGGGGGATACCCGCGAAAGCGTGGCCTTCGAGAAAGCCGGCATCTTCCGCGCCGGTAAACCGGCCCTTTGCGGTGATCTGGATCCCCCGCAACCGCTGCTGGAGCGGGCGAGCGCGCTTTCCGCGCCGCTGTTCCTGCGTGGGCGGGACTTTGATCTGGCGGTGGGCGAGGCTGCCTGGCACTGGCGTGGTGTCAGTGTTTCGGGGCAGGTACTCGAATTGCACGATCTCCCGCTGCTTGATCTGCCCATGGAAAACGCCTCCCTGGCGCTCCAGGCCTATGCACTTTTGGGCATGCCCTGGCAGCCGGACGCCTTGCAGGCCGCACTGCTCGGTACCCGGGTCACCGGCCGACTGGATCGCCGCAGCGTCAACTGGCGTGGCCGGCAAGTCTCCCTGCTGCTGGATGTCGGTCACAACCCCCATGCTGCCGAATACCTCGCCGCGCGCCTGGCAGCCCGTCCCGTAGCAGGCCGCCGCCTGGCCGTGTTCGGCCTGCTCTCCGACAAGGATCTCCCCGGTGTGCTGCGTCCGCTGCAGGGTCAGCTGGCCCAGTGGGCGGTGGCGCCGCTGCGGACGCCACGCAGTCGTCCGGCCGTTGAGCTGCAGGCGGCATTGACGAACCTTCACGCAACCGTCAGTGTCCACGAAAATATCGCCGCCGCGCTGGAAGCCCAGTGCGAGCAGGCGACACCGGATGATGAAATCCTGGTGTTCGGATCGTTCTATAGCGTGGCTGAGGCTCTGAGCTGGCTGGAAAGTCGCGCATCTGCGGAGTAG
- a CDS encoding type II secretion system protein N, whose translation MHASDSLHRLQRHAPAFVGALVVLAMGASFAWQTREWLRLVDTQAQIPEQQGARVATTQPLQNLEPIFGVAPAMAPSGPPPSTNLRLTLLGSFVHAGPDKSTAIIQYEGGKPRRFSAGEEITSGVKVHAVYRNRVEIERNGRLESLSFPAPHSRFTPAGGASEEPATDVIDDLSGLQEDNAAELRERMEKLRQQMEDPDSTTDDASTEQPQESE comes from the coding sequence TTGCACGCCTCGGATTCCCTGCACCGGCTGCAACGCCACGCGCCCGCTTTTGTAGGCGCGCTAGTGGTACTGGCGATGGGCGCCAGCTTCGCCTGGCAGACCCGCGAGTGGTTGCGCCTGGTCGATACCCAGGCACAAATTCCAGAGCAGCAAGGCGCCCGAGTCGCCACCACCCAACCCCTGCAGAACCTCGAACCCATATTCGGTGTCGCGCCAGCCATGGCGCCCAGCGGTCCGCCTCCCAGCACCAACCTGCGCCTGACGCTGCTGGGCAGCTTCGTCCACGCCGGGCCGGACAAGTCCACCGCCATCATCCAGTACGAAGGCGGCAAACCTCGCCGCTTCAGCGCAGGTGAAGAGATCACCAGCGGTGTGAAGGTGCATGCGGTCTACCGCAACCGTGTCGAAATCGAACGCAACGGCCGCCTGGAAAGCCTCAGCTTCCCGGCACCGCACTCGCGCTTCACCCCCGCCGGAGGCGCTTCCGAAGAGCCGGCAACCGATGTGATCGACGACCTCAGCGGCCTGCAGGAAGACAACGCCGCCGAATTGCGCGAGCGCATGGAGAAACTGCGCCAACAAATGGAAGACCCGGACAGTACGACTGACGATGCTTCCACCGAACAGCCCCAGGAAAGCGAATGA
- a CDS encoding CvpA family protein yields MAFTWVDWTIIAIIAVSSLVSLRRGFVKEALSLLTWIVAGVVAWTFGGSLSQHLTEFIDIPSGRIIAACAILFVATLLVGALINFLIGELVRVTGMDGTDRVLGMAFGAARGALLVVLLVGLLSLAPVQQDPWWQQSTLLPHFLMVADWSKNLILGFTSQWLASGISSPS; encoded by the coding sequence GTGGCATTCACCTGGGTTGATTGGACGATCATCGCCATCATCGCCGTTTCCAGTCTGGTCAGTTTGAGACGAGGCTTCGTCAAGGAAGCGCTCTCGCTGCTCACCTGGATAGTCGCAGGCGTCGTTGCCTGGACCTTTGGCGGCTCCTTGTCGCAGCATCTCACCGAATTCATCGATATTCCTTCGGGGCGCATCATTGCCGCATGCGCCATCCTCTTCGTAGCCACCCTGCTGGTGGGGGCCTTGATCAATTTCCTGATCGGCGAGCTGGTCAGGGTTACCGGTATGGACGGCACCGACCGCGTGCTGGGCATGGCTTTTGGCGCCGCTCGTGGTGCGTTGCTGGTCGTGCTGCTGGTCGGCCTGCTCAGCCTGGCGCCGGTTCAACAGGATCCCTGGTGGCAGCAATCCACGCTGCTGCCGCACTTTCTCATGGTCGCCGACTGGTCGAAGAACCTCATTCTGGGCTTTACCAGTCAGTGGCTCGCGAGCGGCATCAGCTCACCCAGCTGA
- the gspD gene encoding type II secretion system secretin GspD — protein MTPNFSRLTLALIAAGALAAPLPLLAAQPAATPGAEQQQQQDAWTINLKDADIREFIDQIADITGETFIVDPRVKGQVSVVSKTPLGINEVYQLFLSVMATHGFTVVAEGDQARIIPNAEAKAEAGSTRPGAERLETRVIQVQHTPVTELIPLIRPLVPQYGHLAAVTSANALIISDRAANIARIEDLMRQLDQKGDNDYTVLNLKYAWVMDAAEVLNASLNRGQSKGTSGTQVIADSRTNRLILLGPPSARAKLAALAQSLDTPTSRSTNTRVIRLRHNDAKSLAETLGEISEGLKDEGGGEQGGGGGGGGGGGGKPQNILIRADESLNALVLLAEPDVVAAMEDIVRQLDVPRAQVMVEAAIVEISGDITDALGVQWAVDFRGNTGGMGGVNFNNTGLSVGTVLNAIRDDEIPDTLPDGAIIGIGTDHFAALITALSANNKSNLLSTPSLLTLDNQKAEILVGQNVPFQTGTFTTDASGANNPFTTIERQDIGVTLKVTPHINEGATLRLEIEQEISSIAPTASLTAQAVDLITNKRSIKSTILAEDGQVIVLGGLIQDDITQTDSKVPLLGDLPILGRLFRSTKDTHVKRNLMVFLRPTVVRDRAGLAALSGKKYNDIRIVGEHNKEGRPAILPRQPVELFDGPQTPAIDLRKP, from the coding sequence ATGACCCCGAATTTCTCGCGCCTCACGCTCGCCCTGATTGCCGCCGGTGCACTGGCCGCGCCCCTGCCGCTGCTCGCGGCCCAGCCGGCAGCCACGCCAGGCGCCGAGCAGCAACAGCAGCAGGACGCCTGGACCATCAATCTCAAGGATGCCGATATCCGCGAATTCATCGACCAGATCGCCGATATCACCGGAGAGACCTTCATCGTCGACCCACGTGTGAAGGGCCAGGTCAGCGTGGTCTCGAAGACGCCCCTGGGGATCAACGAGGTCTACCAGCTATTCCTCTCGGTCATGGCCACCCACGGCTTCACCGTGGTCGCCGAGGGCGACCAGGCACGCATCATTCCCAATGCCGAAGCCAAGGCCGAAGCCGGCAGCACCCGCCCCGGGGCGGAACGCCTGGAAACCCGGGTGATCCAGGTCCAACACACGCCAGTGACGGAGTTGATCCCGCTGATTCGCCCACTGGTCCCCCAATACGGCCACCTGGCCGCCGTGACGTCAGCCAACGCCCTGATCATCAGCGACCGCGCGGCCAACATCGCTCGCATCGAGGACCTGATGCGCCAGCTCGATCAGAAGGGCGACAACGACTACACCGTGCTCAACCTCAAGTACGCCTGGGTGATGGACGCCGCTGAAGTGCTCAACGCCTCCCTCAACCGAGGTCAGTCCAAGGGCACTTCGGGCACCCAGGTGATCGCCGACTCCCGCACCAACCGCCTGATCCTCCTCGGCCCGCCGTCCGCCCGCGCGAAGCTGGCGGCCCTGGCCCAGTCCCTCGACACGCCCACTTCCCGTTCGACCAACACCCGGGTCATCCGCCTGCGCCACAACGATGCCAAGAGCCTGGCCGAAACCCTCGGCGAGATCTCCGAGGGCCTGAAGGACGAAGGCGGCGGTGAACAGGGCGGCGGCGGTGGAGGTGGCGGAGGGGGTGGCGGCAAGCCGCAGAACATCCTGATCCGCGCAGACGAAAGCCTGAACGCCTTGGTGCTGCTGGCGGAACCGGACGTGGTCGCCGCGATGGAGGACATCGTCCGCCAGCTCGACGTACCTCGCGCCCAGGTGATGGTGGAAGCGGCCATCGTGGAAATTTCCGGCGACATCACTGACGCCCTTGGCGTGCAGTGGGCGGTGGACTTCCGCGGTAACACGGGCGGCATGGGCGGCGTGAACTTCAACAATACCGGACTCTCGGTGGGCACCGTGCTCAATGCCATCCGCGATGACGAAATCCCCGACACCCTGCCGGACGGCGCCATCATCGGCATCGGTACGGACCACTTCGCCGCGCTGATCACGGCCCTGTCGGCCAACAACAAGAGCAACCTGCTCTCCACGCCGAGCCTGCTGACCCTGGACAACCAGAAGGCGGAAATCCTGGTGGGCCAGAACGTGCCCTTCCAGACCGGCACCTTCACCACCGATGCGTCGGGCGCCAACAACCCCTTCACCACCATCGAGCGCCAGGACATCGGCGTGACCCTGAAGGTGACCCCCCACATCAACGAGGGCGCCACCCTGCGCCTGGAGATCGAGCAGGAAATTTCATCCATCGCCCCCACCGCGTCCCTGACGGCCCAGGCGGTAGACCTGATCACCAACAAGCGCTCGATCAAGAGCACCATCCTCGCCGAAGACGGCCAGGTGATCGTACTGGGCGGCCTGATCCAGGACGACATCACCCAGACCGACTCCAAAGTGCCGCTGCTGGGCGACCTCCCTATCCTCGGACGGCTGTTCCGCTCCACCAAGGACACCCATGTGAAGCGCAACCTGATGGTGTTCCTGCGGCCCACCGTCGTGCGCGACCGGGCTGGCCTGGCCGCACTCTCCGGGAAGAAATACAACGACATCCGCATCGTCGGCGAGCACAACAAGGAAGGCCGCCCGGCAATCCTGCCGCGCCAACCGGTGGAACTGTTCGACGGGCCGCAGACCCCGGCCATCGACCTGCGCAAACCTTGA
- the purF gene encoding amidophosphoribosyltransferase encodes MCGIVGIVGKSNVNQALYDALTVLQHRGQDAAGIVTSHDGRLFLRKDNGLVRDVFQQRHMQRLVGNMGIGHVRYPTAGSSSSAEAQPFYVNSPYGITLAHNGNLTNVEQLAKEIYESDLRHVNTNSDSEVLLNVFAHELAHRGKLQPTEEDVFAAVSGVHARCKGGYAVVAMITGYGIVGFRDPHAIRPIVFGQRHTDEGVEYMIASESVALDVLGFTLIRDLAPGEAVYITEDGRLYTRQCATNPQYSPCIFEHVYLARPDSIMDGISVYKARLRMGEKLAEKIQRERPDHDIDVVIPIPDTSRTAALELANHLGVKFREGFVKNRYIGRTFIMPGQAARKKSVRQKLNAIELEFRGKNVMLVDDSIVRGTTCKQIIQMAREAGAKNVYFCSAAPAVRYPNVYGIDMPSAHELIAHNRSTEEVAELIGADWLVYQDLPDLIDAVGGGKVKIDHFDCAVFDGQYITGDVDEHYLNKIEQARNDASKAKAHAVSAIIDLYNN; translated from the coding sequence ATGTGTGGCATCGTCGGTATCGTCGGTAAGTCGAACGTCAATCAGGCGCTGTATGACGCGCTTACCGTCCTTCAGCATCGCGGCCAGGACGCTGCCGGTATTGTGACCAGCCATGACGGCCGGCTCTTCCTGCGCAAGGACAACGGCCTGGTCCGTGACGTCTTCCAGCAGCGCCACATGCAGCGCTTGGTGGGCAACATGGGCATCGGCCACGTGCGCTACCCCACTGCGGGCTCCTCCAGCTCCGCCGAGGCCCAGCCGTTCTACGTGAACTCGCCGTACGGCATCACCCTGGCGCACAACGGCAACCTGACCAACGTCGAGCAGTTGGCCAAGGAAATCTACGAGTCCGACCTGCGCCACGTGAACACCAACTCCGACTCGGAAGTGCTGCTCAACGTGTTCGCCCACGAGCTGGCCCACCGCGGCAAGCTGCAGCCCACCGAGGAAGACGTGTTTGCCGCCGTATCCGGTGTGCATGCGCGCTGCAAGGGCGGTTACGCCGTGGTGGCGATGATCACCGGCTACGGCATCGTCGGCTTCCGCGATCCCCATGCGATCCGTCCGATCGTCTTCGGCCAGCGTCACACCGACGAAGGCGTGGAGTACATGATCGCTTCCGAAAGTGTCGCCCTCGACGTGCTCGGCTTCACCCTGATCCGTGATCTGGCCCCGGGCGAAGCGGTGTACATCACCGAGGACGGCCGGCTCTACACCCGCCAGTGCGCCACCAACCCGCAGTACTCCCCCTGCATCTTCGAGCATGTCTACCTGGCGCGCCCGGACTCCATCATGGACGGCATCTCCGTCTACAAGGCCCGCCTGCGCATGGGTGAGAAGCTGGCCGAGAAGATCCAGCGCGAGCGTCCCGATCATGACATCGACGTGGTGATCCCGATTCCGGATACCAGCCGCACTGCAGCTCTGGAACTGGCCAACCACCTGGGCGTGAAGTTCCGCGAAGGCTTCGTGAAGAACCGCTACATCGGCCGTACCTTCATCATGCCGGGCCAGGCTGCGCGCAAGAAGTCCGTGCGCCAGAAGCTCAATGCCATCGAACTGGAATTCCGCGGCAAGAACGTGATGCTGGTGGACGACTCCATCGTGCGCGGCACCACCTGCAAGCAGATCATCCAGATGGCCCGCGAAGCCGGCGCCAAGAACGTCTACTTCTGCTCGGCCGCCCCGGCGGTGCGCTACCCCAACGTATACGGCATCGACATGCCCAGCGCCCACGAGCTGATCGCCCACAACCGCTCCACCGAGGAAGTGGCCGAGCTGATCGGCGCCGACTGGCTGGTCTACCAGGACCTGCCGGACCTGATCGACGCGGTCGGCGGCGGCAAGGTGAAGATCGACCACTTCGACTGTGCCGTGTTCGACGGCCAGTACATCACCGGCGATGTGGATGAGCACTACCTGAACAAGATCGAGCAGGCGCGTAACGACGCCAGCAAGGCCAAGGCCCACGCGGTCAGCGCCATCATCGATCTGTACAACAACTGA
- the truA gene encoding tRNA pseudouridine(38-40) synthase TruA, with the protein MIDKESLAAPEAAAGIYRIALGVEYKGSRYRGFQRQTKGVPSIQEALEKALTRVAGGAPVTLSCAGRTDAMVHASGQVVHFDTPVVRSMHAWTMGANMNLPGDISVTWAKEMPRTFDARFSAMARRYRYVIYNDEIRPAHMAEEVTWNHRPLDIQRMREASRCLVGTHDFSAFRARQCQAKSPIKTVHHLELIEHGRMIVLDIRANAFLHHMVRNIAGVLMTIGAGEQPVEWARQVLEGRIRREGGVTAHPYGLYLVRVEYPEEFDIPQRYLGPHFLSGLPDAVG; encoded by the coding sequence TTGATAGATAAAGAATCTCTGGCAGCCCCCGAAGCTGCCGCTGGCATTTACAGAATCGCACTTGGCGTCGAGTACAAAGGCTCACGCTACCGTGGCTTCCAGCGGCAGACCAAGGGCGTTCCGTCCATCCAGGAGGCTTTGGAAAAAGCCCTTACCCGCGTGGCGGGCGGCGCGCCCGTGACCCTCTCCTGCGCCGGTCGCACCGATGCCATGGTGCATGCCAGCGGCCAGGTGGTGCACTTCGATACTCCGGTGGTGCGCTCGATGCACGCCTGGACCATGGGCGCGAACATGAACCTGCCGGGCGATATCAGCGTCACTTGGGCCAAGGAAATGCCGAGAACGTTCGACGCTCGTTTCAGCGCCATGGCCCGGCGTTATCGCTATGTGATTTACAACGACGAGATTCGCCCGGCGCACATGGCTGAAGAGGTGACCTGGAATCACCGCCCCCTGGATATCCAGCGCATGCGCGAGGCGTCCCGTTGCCTGGTGGGTACCCATGACTTCAGCGCCTTCCGTGCCAGGCAGTGCCAGGCCAAGTCGCCCATCAAGACGGTGCACCACCTTGAACTGATCGAGCACGGCCGCATGATCGTGCTGGATATCCGCGCCAATGCCTTCCTCCACCACATGGTGCGCAACATCGCCGGTGTACTGATGACCATTGGTGCGGGGGAGCAGCCGGTGGAGTGGGCCAGGCAGGTGCTGGAGGGGCGCATTCGTCGCGAGGGCGGCGTGACGGCGCACCCATACGGCCTGTACCTGGTGCGGGTCGAATACCCGGAAGAGTTCGATATTCCCCAGCGTTATCTGGGGCCGCACTTTCTCTCCGGTCTGCCTGACGCGGTGGGCTGA
- a CDS encoding phosphoribosylanthranilate isomerase — protein sequence MSAVRIKICGITRIEDALAAVAAGADAIGLVFYAKSPRAVTPAQAKAIVAALPPFVTSVGLFVDMPRDELKQVLSEVPLDLLQFHGDEGPEDCAGHGRPYIKALRVKPGDDVAAAISRYPDAAGILLDTYVPGTPGGTGEAFDWSLVPRNAAKPLVLAGGLTPENVGEAVRQVRPYAVDVSGGVEASKGIKDAEKIQSFIRRARG from the coding sequence TTGTCAGCCGTTCGCATCAAAATCTGTGGCATCACCCGGATCGAGGACGCCCTGGCCGCTGTGGCTGCCGGGGCTGATGCCATCGGCCTGGTGTTCTATGCGAAGAGCCCGCGGGCGGTGACTCCGGCCCAGGCGAAGGCAATCGTTGCCGCGCTGCCGCCCTTCGTGACCAGCGTCGGGCTGTTCGTCGACATGCCCCGAGACGAGCTGAAGCAGGTGCTGTCGGAGGTGCCGCTGGACCTGCTCCAGTTCCACGGTGACGAAGGTCCGGAGGATTGCGCCGGTCATGGACGTCCCTACATCAAGGCGCTGCGGGTCAAGCCGGGTGATGACGTCGCCGCGGCCATTTCCCGTTATCCCGACGCCGCCGGCATCCTGCTGGACACCTACGTACCCGGTACCCCGGGCGGCACGGGCGAGGCCTTCGACTGGAGCCTGGTGCCCCGGAATGCGGCAAAGCCCCTGGTGTTGGCGGGTGGGTTGACCCCGGAAAACGTCGGCGAAGCGGTGCGCCAGGTGCGCCCGTATGCGGTGGATGTCAGCGGCGGAGTCGAGGCGAGCAAGGGCATCAAGGATGCCGAGAAGATTCAGTCCTTCATCCGGCGTGCACGTGGCTGA